The Acidobacteriota bacterium region CCGGCGAACGCCATATTCAGACGGTCGCCGGGCGAAAGCTCACCGGGAAGCGCGTCGGTATGTTTTTCGACGGCGACCGACTCGCCCGTCAGAGCGGCTTCTTCAAGATGCAGGCTATGCGATTCGATGAGACGCGCATCGGCCGGGATCTTATCTCCGGCCCTGATCAGGATGATGTCCCCGGGGACGATCTCGCGCCCGGGGACCTCGACCTCGATCCGGTCTCGAAGAACGGTCGACGTCGGGGCCGCCATACGTTTGAGCGCCTCGATCGCCTTTTCCGCCCGGTATTCCTGCACGAAACCGAGCAAAACCGCGAACATCACGATGACGGTGATGGCGATCGCTTCGACGCCGTGCCCGAGCACTGCCGAAAGCGCAGTCGCGATCAACAGAATTATGATGAGCACGTTCTTGAATTGATCAAAGAGAAGAGACCAGGGCGAGAGCCGGACGGCCGTGAGAAGTTCGTTCGGGCCAAATTCGTCAAGACGGCCTGCAGCCTCTTCGCCAGTCAGTCCGTGAATGTCGGATTCGAGCGCCTTGATCGATCCTGCGACATCGAGTCCGTAAACTGCAAGTTTCCCATCGAAAGGTTGGATCATCTGAATCGTCCTCGCGTATCCTTGGACTTAGATTAGACCTTGGCGGGGGATGATTCAAGCTTGGGTCCCGTGCGCGAACCCGACGCCTCGATCTTCGGAATTCAGCGGTGTCGATGAATCGCCGTCCGCCTCATTGATTGCAGTATGATTGATTCGGAATAGGTGGGAGTTGATAGCTGATAACTGATAGTTCTGCGCTGCGACGAACATTAGTGATCAATTAGCAGCTTTCACCGATGTTCCGTTCCTTCGCCGGCGGTGATGAAAAGCAACGTCGCCTGGTCCGCGACGCGCGCCGTGTGCCAGGCCCCCTTCGGAACGAACGCGAAATCGCCCGGATTCGAAAGCTCGGTTTCGCCGGCGCCGTCGAGCACGAAAACGATTCTTCCGGAGATCAGGCAGACGATCTCGTCGCCGTTCGGATGCCGCTCCCAAAACGGCCAGTCACTGTCGAACCGATTGACCGTGACGAGATATTCATTATGAAAATCGCCAAACGCGCCGGCCGCGATCTTGGGCCAGAATGAGTCATCGACCGGCAGTTTTTCGATCGAAGCGTCCGGACGTAGACGGAGAAAGGTTGATTCGAGATTATGCTTCATTTCGGACTCTCAATTCAGCTTGATAAGGTCGAGCTTGTTCAAATCACGGTTGTCGGGATGGGCACGGCGTCCGATCAGGAAACCGAATCCGCTGATCGCGATGCCGATCAGCCAGATGATCGGCCAAAAGAGAACCGTGGCGTCGACAACATGGACGTCGAGAGCGTCACATAGATCTCCTGGATTCGTCGGATCGCATTTGTGCATAGCCGCTTGGGCAACAAACCCAACCGGAAGCGCCAAAGCGACGGCAGATACGATCACGAGATCCAAAACCTTTGAGCGACGCTTCATCCGGACCCCGATGACAACCGGAAAGCAAAAACAAACCGCCAAGCTCAACAGCAACAACATTTGTATCTACCCCACAACCAGAGTCGTTCGCCGAATCGAACGATCATCCAGCGGCGTGCCTCAACCCGGCAATATCGATCTTGCGCATCCCGAACATCGCCTGCATTGCGGCCGGAGTCGAAAGAAGTTCGCCGATGTTCGCCGGCACGATCTGCCACGAGACGCCGAACGGGTCCTTGAGCCAGCCGCACATACTTTCGGCGCCGCCGTTGGCTGTGAGGCTTGACCAGTAATGACCGATCTCGGCCTGATCGTCGCAGCTGACGATGAACGAAAGTGCTTCGCTGAATCCGAAGGCGTGCTCGCCGGGGCCGTCCATAACGGTGAATTTGCTGCCGCGGAGCGCGAATTGCGCGTGTTTCACCGTTCCCTCGCGTCCGGGTTCGTTGGCGCCATAGCGCAAGATTCCGTCGATCGGCGAATCCGGGAAAACCGAAGTGTAGAGATTGATCGCCTCTTCGCCGCGGCCGTATTGATCGCCGACGAAAAGCAGGCACGGCACGATCTTTTGGCCGACGCTCGCGACAGGTCCGAGCATCAGTTGCCACCCGAGTCCGAAGCGGTCGGATCCCCAGCCGTAGCGATCGCTCCATTCGTACTTGTCGAGCGGCATCATAACGCCGCCGCCGTCGGTGATCTTCGCCCAGAGCGAGTCGATCTCTTCAATGCTTTCGCACATCACGAAAAACGAGATCGCCGGCGTGAACCTGTATTGCGGCCCGCCATTCAGCGCGACGAATTTGGAGCCGTCGAGAGTGAACTCGACGGTCACCGCGTTGACGCCGTCAAAACGCGCGACGGTTCCGATCGACGAATTCGCGAACAGCGAAACATAAAACGCCGCCGCCTCTTCGCCGTTTCCGTCGAACCACAAACAGGGAGTTATCATTTTGGTTTCTGACATAACAAACTCAATTAAAAATCCGAAAACACGTGCCAAGAATCCCTTTTCGCGGCAATGAGCAAAGGGGAAGAACTCGATGGCCGGGATCCGCTCGCATTACGAATGTCCCAATTATTTGACAGTTGGCCGTATTTTGCAACAGAATCCCACGGCCAACGCCGCGCGAGATCATTCGTCCCAAAAACGAAAGACTTTTGAAAAAACGAACTTGTCGATCAAAGCGGCGGCGATCGTGCCGATCGCATACATCAGATAGTCGAACGGATCGAACGTTGAACCGAGGAGCGGGATTCCGAAATACTGGCAGGTCTCGGCGAACGCCGGCAGCACGAATGCGATCGCGGTTCGGACGCTCCAAATTCGGAGAATCGGCGTCGTCCGGTCGGCCGCACAAAGCAGAAAATAGAATGCGAACGGAATTGCGATATCCGAAAAGTAACTCGCGTAGATCGACGACCAACCCGCCGGCAGGAGTCTCCCGACCGGGACAAGGTGCGCCGCCGCGATCACGAGAGCAACGGCGACGACCAAGATTTTTCGCTTGTTGACCATAGCCTCTTGCTTCCGACCTGTTCTGCGATGGAGGGCCGTCGATCATTTCCTGATCAGTTCATCCGCACCCATCAACTTCAGCGCGCCGCGGGCGTCGTCGCGGACGTTCGGTTCCTTGTCGTCCTGAAGCCTGGCGACCTCTTTCGCATACTCCTTGGCCTTCAAGAATCCGAGTCCGAGCGCCGCGCCCTGTCGGTCGTTATACTCGCTGCTCGTGAGCATCTTTGCGAGCTGCGGCTTGTAATCTTCGGCGCCGATCATCCCGAGTGCGATCGCAGCCCGCCCGCGATCGTACTTCACCTTATCTTTCTCGGCGTATTTGGAATTTGTCAGGAGCTCCGCCAACTGCGGCGCGAACGATTTGTCGCCCGAAACGCCGATCATAACGGCTCCAAACGCGCGGATCGACTGGTCGTCGTCCTTGATCCAGACAGCACATTTGTCAGTGAACTTCGCGATTCCGCCATATTCGTCGAGCGCTGCCCGATCGCCGTTTTCGTATCGGCTGAGAACGCGGAGAAACCACGACGTTTGATTCATCACGGTGTCAGATTTCTTGAAATCGGAAAAATCCGTCGACAGAGTCTTGAACGCGCTCTGTTGCAGATTCGCGACTCCGGGTTCGTTCATTCGTTTGATGAATTGGTCGGCATCGGCGCTGCGCGGCACCGGCGACGGTTCAGGTCGCGCTGCGGGCTCGGGCGTCCGCGAGCAGGCGGAAAATAGCAAAACAATCAGCAGGATCGAAACTCTCATTTCGCGTTATCTTACGGATGCGCTTATTTGTCGCAATCTGAAGCGGTCCAACTCAACAACTTGAAATTTGAGTATTGATCCATCGACACGATCGCCTGCACAACCGACTGCTTGCCGTCGGTTTCGACATCCAGGCAGAGTCGGAAATTGCGACTAAAATTCTTGAATTCCTGGTCTTCAGCCTTGATCAGTTCACCGAGCGTGACCTTCGTCTTCGTTTTGGCGGACCGTTCCTTGACGGCAAAATCGGCCGCAATTTCCGGACCGGCATCGTCGTCTTCGACCGGCGTGAATTCGTCGGCGACACCACCGCAATCCGTTTCGGACCAGCTGATGAGCTTAAGATTAGAGTATTGATCCATCGTTACGACGGCCTGTGTGCGCTTCGATTTGCCGCCTGCGGAAACCGCGAGGCAAAGCCGGAATTTTCGGCTGAAAGTCTCGGATTCCTGATCCTCGGCGTTGACGAGTTCATCGAGGGTGATCGTCGTCTTTGTCTTCTTTGACTGTTCCCGGACCGCAAAGTCGGCGGCCATATCGGCACCGGCATCACCTTTTCTGACGGGTTTGAAGACTTCGGAGTCTCCGCACGCGGCTTCGGTCCAACGTTCGAGTTTGAGGTTGGAATACATATCCATCGAAACCACTGCCTGAGCGGACAACGATTTCCCGCTGGCGATCACATCCAGACAGAGCCTGAAAATCCGCGGCTTTCCGAGTGGAGATTGATCTTCGGCCTTAACGATCTCGCCGAGTTTAACCGTTTTCTTTGTCTGCGCCGAGCGCTCCTTAACGGCAAAATCGGCAGCCAGACGGGCACCCACGTCGCCCTTGTTTATCACCTTGAATTCACCGGAGTTCGTCGGTTGCGCGTTCGCCCCCGCGACGAACGCAAAAAGTACCGCAAACGCCGATATCAAGACTGTCTGGCCAAAGATTGTTTTCATAATGATTTCTCCTCAAATGCTTTCGATTCGCTGATTCTGTGGTTTGAGGCGGTCTTTTGTCAAACAGTTGCCGACAAAACGGCGAGCACTACTTCCGGGCGTTGTTCACCTTTGCGCGGTGATCACGTTCGATGCGTTCAACGGACAACTCCGACGTCAAACCGATTTCCCGAAAGCCCGAGCCGTTCGGCGTTTTCGTTCAGGACGCTGATGATGAATCCGACCAATTCGTCGAGCTCGACGCCGAGCATCTCGGCTCCGGCGGTTACCTCGAACCGCGAAACGCCGGCGGCGAACTTCGGATTCTTGAATTTCTTGATGACGCTCGCCGTATCCATTCCGATAATTCCCGTCGGCCGGATCAATGCGCAGGCGACGACGAATCCGGTAAGTTCGTCGCAGGCAAGCAGCGCCTTGTCGAGCGTCGAGACGTACGGGACGTTCCACTCCGTGAAATGCGCAGAAATTGCGTAGGCGATGCGCTCTTCGCCGGTCGAGCGGAGCCAATCGACGATGACGTTCGGATGCCGGTCCGGGAACTTCTCATAATCCGCATCGTGGAGCAACCCGGCGATTCCCCACGCGTCCGCTTCATCCGGGTGCCCGAACCGCTCGGCCGCGCCTCGCATCACGAGCTCGACCGAATAACAATGCCGGATCAGCGACGGATTCTCTATGAGTTCGAATAGTTTTGCGACGGCAGCCAGTCGGTCGATCATGATCTTGAATTGTAACGCATGACGGGGCTTTCCGGTCGTGCAGGAGCCCGACCCTGAACAAAATCCTAAATCACAAATCCGAAATCCGAAATTGAATCATTCCGATCCGAGGACCTGCGCAACGGTTTCCTTTTTGAGTCCCTTCCCTTTCTTGTACTCTTCGGGCGAGATCTGCTTGTCACGCCAGGCGTCGAGGTGGCCGACTTGATGGACGCACTGGATGGTGCAGGTCGGGGCGCACCATTTTTCGGTGTTGTACTCGCGATGCATATCCTCGTGTGTGTATTCGAGCAGCGGGATTCCCGGTGTTCCGCGTTGCTGGGAGCACCAGTGAACGAGGCCCTCCTCGCAGACGTAGAGATAGCGCGCGCCGGCGCGGCACCGCCATTCGTATTCGTTCCCTTCGACAAGCTCATCCTGAAACCAGTTCCAGCGCGCGTAGGAGCGGGAGCCTTTGGCCTTGATTTCCTTGTAAACGCGCTTTTCGTGATCCGTCAGGCCTTTGTTTAGGCCCATTTCGTCGTGGATGACGCCGACAGTCGATGAAAACCCGAGTTCGATCGCGCGGTTCGCGATGATCAGAGCTTCATCCGGATTCGCGACACCGCCGCCGACGACCGAGTTGATGTTCACCTTGAACTTCGCGTGCTCGGACAGATTGACGAGCTTGCCGTCGAGAACCTTGAGACTCTTCTTTGACACGTCGTCGGGCGTCACGTTGTCGATCGAGATCTGCAGGTAGTCGAGCCCCGCCTCATTCAATTTCTTGATCTTCTCGGTCTGGAAATAATAGCCGTTGGAGATCAGTCCGGCGATCATTCCGTGATGGCGGATGCGTGCGATGATCTCGTAGATCTCCGGGTGCATCATCGGTTCGCCGCCGGAAATGGTGATCACCGACGATCCGAATTCGGCGAGTTTGTCGATCCGTTTGAGCATCACGTCGATCGCCACCGGATCGCTCGTTTTATCGTATTCGTTGCAATACGTGCAGGCGAGATTGCATCGCCGCATCGGGACGATGTGGACCAAAACTGGATGCTTGGTCGAAGCAAAGGCGCGAACCGTATGACGTACTCCGCGCGTAAAACGACTAAAACTGCTGGCCTTGGGCATATTGATCAATCTCGCAATACGAATCCGTAATTATAGGTTCTGGGGACTGTGTTTTTCAACCGGCGCCGCGGTCGCGGACATTCCGGAATAGTTGAAAGCTGATAGTTGATAACTGATAGTTGGGGCCGAAGCGCCGAACTATCACCTGTCAACTATCAGCTTTCAACTATTCCGAAGCTTTCCCGTTCGTACGATCGAAGGCAAACGCGGGGGTCAACCCTTGACGATTTCCGTCCCTTTCGGCGGTTTGATCGCGAAAACGCTCTTGTCGACTTTCTCGTTCTTCTTCAAGTTCGAAAAGCGGATGGTATCGCTGTCGTTGTTGAGTTTGACGATCTTGCCCTGGATCGGCATTCCGTTGCCGTCAACCCAAAGCTCGATATACTTGTAATCGGCCTTCGCTTTCGGCGTGAGCTTCATCCGAAGCGTGTCGGTACCGCCGACGGTTTCGGCGCCGATGTACGTGGCGTCGTAATTCGCCTTGATCTCTTCCTTCGACATACTCATCACCGCAAGCGCGTTGCCGCCCTTGTCTTTGACGGTTTTCGAACTCGAACTTCCGACATAGACTCGCTTGTAGCTCGGTATGTAAACGATATACTTTCCGTTCACGACCGAGATGTTCTCTTCTTTCGGTGACGTCCAATTCAAGCGAAACGACAGTTTCGTGCCTTTTCCGGGCAGCAGCGTGAGATTGCCGGACTGCTTGTCGGTCTCGTTCAACTGCGAGTTCGTGACCTCGCGCGAAACGTCCGCTTTGAGCGATGCCAGCGCCTTGTAGTGCGTGTCCATTCGTTTCAGGATCTCATTGACCTGCGCACTCGCGTTCGCCGGTGTAAAAATGCAGAAAGCGACCGTCAGGGCGATCGCGCTAATGATTGACTTCATATGATTACTCCAAATCGAGTCGGTCCAACTACCGCGCCGACTGACTCATTTCAACTTCGTAGACCGTCTCGCCTTTCACGTTTTTCTTTTCGCGCCAATCGACGACCTCGGCAGTTTGATTGCCGCTCAGTTGTCGAACCTTTTTCTCAAGCTCAGCGCGATCCGGCGAAAAATCCTGTTGTTTGACGATCAGCCTGGTGGTTTGGGTTGCCAGACGGTCCTTGCGATCGAACCAGGCCTTGGGCGTCAAAAATATGAACGCCATTATCAGCAGGCACAAAACGTCCCACTGCCAGCTGGCCCGTTCGTATTTCCAAAGGATAATGTCCTTAAGCATTTCGGATTTGCGATTTGC contains the following coding sequences:
- a CDS encoding cupin domain-containing protein — protein: MKHNLESTFLRLRPDASIEKLPVDDSFWPKIAAGAFGDFHNEYLVTVNRFDSDWPFWERHPNGDEIVCLISGRIVFVLDGAGETELSNPGDFAFVPKGAWHTARVADQATLLFITAGEGTEHR
- a CDS encoding VOC family protein; translation: MSETKMITPCLWFDGNGEEAAAFYVSLFANSSIGTVARFDGVNAVTVEFTLDGSKFVALNGGPQYRFTPAISFFVMCESIEEIDSLWAKITDGGGVMMPLDKYEWSDRYGWGSDRFGLGWQLMLGPVASVGQKIVPCLLFVGDQYGRGEEAINLYTSVFPDSPIDGILRYGANEPGREGTVKHAQFALRGSKFTVMDGPGEHAFGFSEALSFIVSCDDQAEIGHYWSSLTANGGAESMCGWLKDPFGVSWQIVPANIGELLSTPAAMQAMFGMRKIDIAGLRHAAG
- a CDS encoding HEAT repeat domain-containing protein, which translates into the protein MRVSILLIVLLFSACSRTPEPAARPEPSPVPRSADADQFIKRMNEPGVANLQQSAFKTLSTDFSDFKKSDTVMNQTSWFLRVLSRYENGDRAALDEYGGIAKFTDKCAVWIKDDDQSIRAFGAVMIGVSGDKSFAPQLAELLTNSKYAEKDKVKYDRGRAAIALGMIGAEDYKPQLAKMLTSSEYNDRQGAALGLGFLKAKEYAKEVARLQDDKEPNVRDDARGALKLMGADELIRK
- a CDS encoding HD domain-containing protein produces the protein MIDRLAAVAKLFELIENPSLIRHCYSVELVMRGAAERFGHPDEADAWGIAGLLHDADYEKFPDRHPNVIVDWLRSTGEERIAYAISAHFTEWNVPYVSTLDKALLACDELTGFVVACALIRPTGIIGMDTASVIKKFKNPKFAAGVSRFEVTAGAEMLGVELDELVGFIISVLNENAERLGLSGNRFDVGVVR
- a CDS encoding radical SAM protein gives rise to the protein MPKASSFSRFTRGVRHTVRAFASTKHPVLVHIVPMRRCNLACTYCNEYDKTSDPVAIDVMLKRIDKLAEFGSSVITISGGEPMMHPEIYEIIARIRHHGMIAGLISNGYYFQTEKIKKLNEAGLDYLQISIDNVTPDDVSKKSLKVLDGKLVNLSEHAKFKVNINSVVGGGVANPDEALIIANRAIELGFSSTVGVIHDEMGLNKGLTDHEKRVYKEIKAKGSRSYARWNWFQDELVEGNEYEWRCRAGARYLYVCEEGLVHWCSQQRGTPGIPLLEYTHEDMHREYNTEKWCAPTCTIQCVHQVGHLDAWRDKQISPEEYKKGKGLKKETVAQVLGSE
- a CDS encoding outer membrane lipoprotein carrier protein LolA; translation: MKSIISAIALTVAFCIFTPANASAQVNEILKRMDTHYKALASLKADVSREVTNSQLNETDKQSGNLTLLPGKGTKLSFRLNWTSPKEENISVVNGKYIVYIPSYKRVYVGSSSSKTVKDKGGNALAVMSMSKEEIKANYDATYIGAETVGGTDTLRMKLTPKAKADYKYIELWVDGNGMPIQGKIVKLNNDSDTIRFSNLKKNEKVDKSVFAIKPPKGTEIVKG